A portion of the Podospora pseudoanserina strain CBS 124.78 chromosome 2, whole genome shotgun sequence genome contains these proteins:
- a CDS encoding hypothetical protein (BUSCO:EOG09264T1U; COG:S; EggNog:ENOG503NY7P) produces MASSPSPAPAAAPTNPKIAKIITRLQSKITPGMPFEAQYEAAQETRLVAARYTKSQNYTAAIDILSSVSQSLLKTGPTGGGSGGDLAILLVDVYKQAGLKVDATSKGRVLTCLRLFDPAEPNRKKFVKDVVEWSKKYSDYPAGDPELHHVIGSMLAEEKESLDEAERHLILGTTKDSPPVLAQLEYEWYKQDETHTAPLYCARAVLPYLLMANLKAATTCYKVFTSQLAAENPSLAAQDVGETKIFPSLPLMNFLGLLIVAVQKGNNPEVFRQLKGKYMPTIKEATDGVWDTALELIGEMYFGIQRPRQSNPLFDMMGSFLGMPGGGGGSGGRPMARRVEAAPAAEGLD; encoded by the exons atggcctcctccccatcccccgccccggcggcggctcccacaaaccccaaaaTAGCCAAAATCATCACCCGCCTCCAATCCAAAATCACCCCCGGCATGCCCTTCGAGGCCCAATACGAAGCCGCCCAAGAGACCCGACTCGTCGCGGCCCGGTACACCAAATCGCAAAACTATACCGCCGCCATCGACATTCTGTCCTCTGTCTCCCAGTCCCTCCTCAAGACAGGTCCAAcaggcggcggcagtggGGGCGATCTCGCTATCTTGCTGGTGGATGTTTACAAGCAGGCTGGGCTGAAGGTGGACGCTACAAGcaaggggagggtgctgacCTGTTTGAGGCTGTTTGACCCCGCCGAGCCGAACAGGAAGAAGTTCGTGAAGGATGTGGTCGA GTGGTCAAAGAAGTACTCAGACTACCCCGCCGGCGACCCAGAACTTCACCACGTCATCGGCTCCATGTTGGcagaggaaaaagagagcCTCGACGAGGCGGAGCGCCATTTGATCCTCGGCACCACGAAAGACTCCCCTCCTGTCCTTGCGCAGTTGGAGTATGAATGGTACAAGCAGGATGAAACCCACACCGCGCCCCTCTACTGCGCAAGGGCAGTCCTTCCGTACCTGTTGATGGCCAACCTCAAGGCGGCGACCACGTGCTACAAGGTATTTACTTCACAGCTCGCCGCCGAGAACCCGTCTTTGGCTGCGCAAGATGTTGGCGAGACCAAGATCTTCCCTAGCCTGCCGCTCATGAACTTTTTGGGACTGTTGATTGTGGCGGTGCAAAAGGGGAACAACCCAGAGGTGTTTAGGCAGTTGAAGGGGAAGTACATGCCCACGATCAAGGAGGCCACGGACGGGGTGTGGGACACGGCGCTGGAGCTGATTGGGGAGATGTACTTTGGGATTCAGAGACCGAGGCAGAGCAACCCGCTGTTTGACATGATGGGGAGCTTCTTGGGGAtgccgggtggtggtggtgggagtggtgggagaccgatggcgaggagggtggaggctGCGCCGGCTGCGGAGGGGCTGGATTAA